Below is a window of Diaminobutyricibacter sp. McL0608 DNA.
AAATACATCGGGGCGGCCGCGTTCTGCGTCGTGGGCACACTCGTCGTCATCGCTGCGGGCGTGCTGATCGGAGCGGCGCTGTTCCCCATCGGTCCCGTTCCACTCCTCTCGGGCGACACGGTCAGCCTGGGCGAAGCGCTGTTCCGCCTCCTGCTCGTCGCCCTTTATGTGACCGTCTCGCTGCTCGGCCTCTCGGCGATCGGACTATTCATCTCGACCCTCACCGACGTTCCTGTCGGCGCAATGGCGGCGACGATCGTGCTCTCCATCGCCTCCGAAGTCCTCGACTCACTTCCACAGGTGGACTGGCTGCACCCGTGGCTGTTCAGCCACTACTGGCTGGGGTTCGCGGACATGCTGAGGCAGCCGCTCTCGTGGGAGTCCTTCGGTCAGAATGCCCTGCTCCAGCTCGGCTACATCCTCGTGTTCGGGGCGCTCGCGTTCGGCCGGTTCACCACGAAGGACATCCTGTCCTAGTGCGGGTTCCGGTTCGCCCCTCCGCGACTACTCGTTCGCGTTCTGCTGGCGAAGCCAGACAAGGACCTCTGTCGCCACGTCGCGCCACCCGTGGTCGATGACGAGCGAGTGGCCGCGGCCGTGGAACTTCGTCAGGTCGGTGACCGCGTTCGAGTCCCGGTACTGCTTGAGTGTGGCTTCGGTCGTCACATCGGGAACCGTGTGGTCCTTCGTGCCCGACACGAGCAGCAGCGGTCCGCGGTCTTCGTTCCCGGTGTCGACCTTCGCCTGCGAGTGGACACGGAAGTTCGCGGATGCTGCCTCGAACAGCGGGCGGGCGGGCGACGGTATGGCCACCGCGTCGAACAGGTCCTTCGACTCCTCGTCGGTCAGTTCATTGCCAAAGCCGAACTTGAACTCCTTCTCGGTGAGCGACACGGCATGCTTGAGGTTGGCCGGGTTCCCGAGACCGGGAAGAGCCGACTTGAGCTGCGCGAGAGGGAGCGGAAGCACACCCTTGATCTGCGCGGGGTCGATGGCGACTCCCGCATTTCCGTAGCCCTGCCCGATCAGCTTCTCGGTGATCAGTCCGCCGAACGAGTGCCCGATGATGACAGGCGGCTCCTCGAACGCTTCGATGATCGCCGCGTAGTGCGCGGTGATGTCGTCGATGCTCTTGTCGGCCACCGCATCCGGATTCGCACGCGCCTCCTCGACGGTGTCCGGCTCGCCGGGCCAGCCCGGAGCGACCGGATCGTAGCCTTCGTTGCGGAAGAACTCGATCCAGGGGTTCCAGCTGGTGGCGTGAAGCCACAGACCGTGGATGAAGACGACGGGCTGACCTGCCATGTGCGTTGACCTTTCACCGGGCGCCGACGTGCGACGCGTATGACCAAGCAGAATGCAACAGCGTGAAAGCCGGCGATCACATGCAGCACCGACCCCGCACGGCTCAGGCTATGCCCGCATGTAGGCATGGAACAACGGTCTGTTACGTTGGGCGCATGTTTGACTGGCTCTGCGCCGCGTGCGCTGTCGAATATCCGCCCGGCGACCAGCCTCCCGCCGAATGCCCGATCTGCCTGGACGAGCGCCAGTACGTCCCATTGTCCGGCCAGGCCTGGACCTCCCTGCAGCTGCTCGCGGAGCGGGGGAGCAGGGTCGAGATCGCCGAGGCCGAGCCTGACCTCTACATTCTGAACACCACTCCGGAGACGGGAATCGGCCAGTACGCGAAGCTCGTGCGCACCAGCCAGGGCAACCTCCTGTGGGATCCGACCGGGTTCGTCGACGAGGCCGCCGCGGCACAGGTCACAGCGCTGGGCGGTGCCCGGTACATCGTGGCCAGTCACCCGCACATGTACGGCGCCCAGAGTACGTGGGCGCGGTACCTCGATGCGGAGATCCTCGTGGCCGAGGCGGATCGCGAGTGGGTGCAGCGCGACGATCCGCACATCCGGACGTTCTCCGGTGATGTCGAGCTCCTCCCCGGGGTGACGCTCCGGACGATCGGCGGCCACTTTCCCGGCAGCGCCATCGTGCACTGGGCTCCGGGGGCAGAAGGCCGCGGCGTCGTCCTCGCCGGTGACACGTTCTTCCCGGGACCCTCGGGCCGCTGGGTCACGTTCATGCGCAGCTTCCCGAACGCGATCCCGATGTCGGCCGCGGTCGTCGGCCGGGTCGCCGGCGCCGTGACCGCACACGCCTTCGATCGCGCCTACGGCAATTTCGGCAACCGCATCATGTCGGATGCTCGCGGGGCCGTCCAGCGCTCGGCGGACCGGTACATCGCGTGGGTCAGCGGGGCGAACGACCACCTCACGTGAGAAGTCCGTCGGCGACCGCGACGGTGCACCGACCCGCCGCGTCGGCCGGACCCCATACGATGTGCGGGTGGTCTTCGAACATGACGTCCGACTCTCCGATGGTCGCACTGTGCGCGTCTACGACACGGGAGCGGCGGAATCCGACGCGCTGACCGTCGTCTGGTTCCACGGCTCACCCCAGACCGGGGCACTCCTCGACCCGCTCCTCGAGGCTGCGTCGGCCAGGCGCATCCGCCTGCTCTCGTACGCGCGACCGGGCTACCGCGGCTCGACGCGAGTGCCCGGAAGGGACGTCGCCTCGGCGGCGATCGACGTCGAAGGGTTCGCCGACGCACTCGGGCTGGGCGGTTTCGCCGTGATGGGCGCATCCGGAGGGGGACCGCATGCCCTCGCGTGCGCAGCGCTCCTGCCGGGCCGGGTGCCGGCCGCAGCGACGTTCGCCACGCTCGCTCCGTTCGACGCCGGCATCGACTGGTTCGGGGGCATGGCCTCGGACGGGGCAGCGCTGCGCGCCGCGGTCGAGGGTCCGGATGCGCGGACGGCATTCGAGGAGACCGCGGAGTTCGACCCGCTGAGTTTCAACGACCGCGACTACGCCACCCTCGCCGGGTCCTGGACGTCCCTCGGGGCGGATGTCGGGATCGCGTCAGGCGACGGGCCCGAGGGCCTGATCACCGACGACCTCGCCTTCGTCCAGCCCTGGGGATTCGAGATCGCGGACATCGCAGCACCCGTCCTCCTCGCTCAGGGCGGGGATGACCGGGTGGTGCCCGCGACGCACGCAGAGTGGCTGGTCGGCACCATGGCGGATGCTGAGCTGTGGCTGCGCCCGCGTGACGGTCATATCTCGATTCTGGAGGCGGCGCCCGTCGCGTTCGACTGGCTGCTCGCGCACGCCCGCTGAGCTGACCTCATCCCGTCTGGGCCGGCGCGAGCTCGACGGTGGCGAGCACTTCGCGGCCACCCGGCGAGGAACGCGGAGCCATATCGACGAGGGCGACCTGCCGGAGCCTCAGAACCTCACCCTCGGCGGCCCGCCGCTCGCCCTTGACCGTGACGTGCGGCCGGTACGGTCCCGGCTGGAACGAGCGTTCGCTCGACGGCAATGCGAGGGGATGGAGGGCCGCG
It encodes the following:
- a CDS encoding ABC transporter permease translates to MPSDAVVAAAPDTAERTGSGWSLLWSEISVLFRRWRTWALLAALAGVPILIAVAVRIRDTGANSGRGPQFLNEITHNGLFVAFTALVVCVPLFLPLTIGVVAGDTIAGEASHGTLRYLLVGPAGRVRLLVVKYIGAAAFCVVGTLVVIAAGVLIGAALFPIGPVPLLSGDTVSLGEALFRLLLVALYVTVSLLGLSAIGLFISTLTDVPVGAMAATIVLSIASEVLDSLPQVDWLHPWLFSHYWLGFADMLRQPLSWESFGQNALLQLGYILVFGALAFGRFTTKDILS
- a CDS encoding alpha/beta hydrolase, whose product is MAGQPVVFIHGLWLHATSWNPWIEFFRNEGYDPVAPGWPGEPDTVEEARANPDAVADKSIDDITAHYAAIIEAFEEPPVIIGHSFGGLITEKLIGQGYGNAGVAIDPAQIKGVLPLPLAQLKSALPGLGNPANLKHAVSLTEKEFKFGFGNELTDEESKDLFDAVAIPSPARPLFEAASANFRVHSQAKVDTGNEDRGPLLLVSGTKDHTVPDVTTEATLKQYRDSNAVTDLTKFHGRGHSLVIDHGWRDVATEVLVWLRQQNANE
- a CDS encoding MBL fold metallo-hydrolase; its protein translation is MFDWLCAACAVEYPPGDQPPAECPICLDERQYVPLSGQAWTSLQLLAERGSRVEIAEAEPDLYILNTTPETGIGQYAKLVRTSQGNLLWDPTGFVDEAAAAQVTALGGARYIVASHPHMYGAQSTWARYLDAEILVAEADREWVQRDDPHIRTFSGDVELLPGVTLRTIGGHFPGSAIVHWAPGAEGRGVVLAGDTFFPGPSGRWVTFMRSFPNAIPMSAAVVGRVAGAVTAHAFDRAYGNFGNRIMSDARGAVQRSADRYIAWVSGANDHLT
- a CDS encoding alpha/beta fold hydrolase; amino-acid sequence: MVFEHDVRLSDGRTVRVYDTGAAESDALTVVWFHGSPQTGALLDPLLEAASARRIRLLSYARPGYRGSTRVPGRDVASAAIDVEGFADALGLGGFAVMGASGGGPHALACAALLPGRVPAAATFATLAPFDAGIDWFGGMASDGAALRAAVEGPDARTAFEETAEFDPLSFNDRDYATLAGSWTSLGADVGIASGDGPEGLITDDLAFVQPWGFEIADIAAPVLLAQGGDDRVVPATHAEWLVGTMADAELWLRPRDGHISILEAAPVAFDWLLAHAR